In Besnoitia besnoiti strain Bb-Ger1 chromosome IX, whole genome shotgun sequence, a single genomic region encodes these proteins:
- a CDS encoding putative DNA replication licensing factor MCM5 (encoded by transcript BESB_014540), which translates to MEEETIYFNTSRLEEGGFSSASPSALMLPSSLPSVQQMKFNFRQYLHHGGGELKRHLLAEAEKTEKCLLHVDLNDLKVFQHHVADADLKCVSTPYCKKKHHAAPPDFARQLVAGLSQRPLVYLPTCERVCEEVVEKSAILPPQQLTASLASGGAPGRQGRRGPVQVQINLMDTSATHTPIRHLLSRQQEQFVVTTGIIISSRPPASRLQTVTIQCRYCNHKMIISLPEWREQLQLPRFCLYSQQRASVASTAGPASVLGGAANDLADLGCKNKPDPYFIVTNECTFVDVQSLKLQELPEDVPTGDMPRHLLLNCTRLLTDRAFPGDRLIIHGVLTTNLTAPGIKQTTGREAEQPHSSYLHVLGLQKVSFLSLARTRMSFTLTEQRDLFYKLAQSQNILDKIARSIAPALYGMEEVKRACACLLFGGTQKIVADGSRLRGDINVLLLGDPGVAKSQVLKFVDKIAPVSVYTSGKGSSAAGLTAAVLRDRSGVFTLEGGCMCLADGGVVCVDEFDKMDERDVVAMHEAMEQQTISISKAGINTVLNSRCAVLAAANPSFGSFDDTQDSSEQHEFKATILSRFDLIFLLRDKEDYARDAALSTHILKLHAQKDVRTGEDEDVIPFEVLKNYIQFAKSLPPPLLGADARDALKNFYVQTRQDVRDDKRSKTRKIPITLRQLESLVRISESFAKMELSPVASSKHVQMAIELFSVSTAETARHALVFEGLSPAEQKLIKQAEEAVLGRLQKGQRAQRKNLLRDLQMQGFDKNVLNRAVAILIRRGALQERGDRSLRRP; encoded by the exons ATGGAGGAAGAGACGATCTACTTCAACACGTCGCGCCTCGAAGAGGGcggcttctcctccgcgtcgccgtcggcgctgatgctgccgtcctctctcccttccgTCCAGCAGATGAAGTTCAACTTCCGGCAGTACCTGCATCACGGCGGGGGTGAGCTGAAGCGCCACCTTCTCGCAGAGGCCGAAAAAACTGAAAAGTGCCTCCTGCACGTGGACTTGAACGACTTGAAGGTATTCCAGCACCAcgtcgccgacgcagacCTGAAGTGCGTGAGCACTCCCTACTGCAAGAAGAAGCACCACGCCGCTCCGCCTGACTTTGCGCGCCAACTCGTCGCG GGCCTCAGCCAGCGGCCGCTGGTGTACCTGCCCACGTGCGAGCGCGTCTGCGAAGAAGTCGTTGAGAAGAGCGCGATTCTCCCTCCGCAGCAGCTCacggcctcgctcgccagcggcggcgcgcccggccGCCAGGGACGGCGCGGGCCTGTACAG GTTCAAATCAACCTGATGGACACTAGCGCGACGCACACCCCCATCAG ACACCTGCTGTCCAGACAGCAGGAACAGTTCGTCGTCACAACTGGAATCATCATCTCCTCACGGCCTCCCgcgtcgcgtctgcag ACTGTGACGATTCAGTGCAGATACTGCAACCATAAGATGATCATTTCGCTGCCCGAGTGGCGTGAGCAGCTTCAGCTGCCGCGATTCTGTCTCTactcgcagcagcgcgcctccgtcgcctccacagcgGGTCCCGCCTCGgtgctcggcggcgccgccaacGACCTCGCAGACCTCGGCTGCAAAAACAAACCG GATCCCTACTTTATCGTTACGAACGAGTGCACATTCGTCGACGTTCAGTCGCTGAAGCTGCAAGAGTTGCCTGAAGAC GTCCCCACGGGAGACATGCCTCGGCATTTGCTGCTCAACTGCACGCGCTTGCTGACGGATCGGGCGTTCCCTGGCGACCGTTTGATCATCCACGGTGTTTTGACGACGAACTTGACTGCGCCAGGGATCAAGCAGACGACAGGGAGAG AGGCAGAGCAACCGCACAGCAGCTACCTGCATGTGCTGGGGCTTCAGAAGGTgtctttcctctcgctgGCTCGCACGCGCATGTCGTTCACGCTGACTGAGCAGCGTGACTTGTTCTACAAGCTTGCGCAGAGTCAAAACATCCTTGACAAAATCGCCAG GTCaatcgcgccggcgctctaCGGCATGGAGGAAGTCAAGCGCGCGTGCGCTTGTCTCCTCTTTGGCGGCACACAGAAGATCGTCGCGGACGGCTCCAGGCTGAGAGG AGACATCAACGTCTTGCTGCTCGGTGACCCCGGTGTCGCAAAGAGTCAAGTCCTCAAATTCGTCGATAAGATCGCCCCTGTCTCGGTCTACACGTCAG GCAAAGGAAGTTCCGCTGCGGGTCTGACGGCGGCGGTCCTGCGCGATCGCTCGGGCGTGTTCACTCTGGag GGCGGCTGCATGTGTctggcggacggcggcgttGTGTGCGTCGACGAGTTCGACAAGATGGACGAGCGGGACGTGGTCGCGATGCATGAGGCCATGGAGCAGCAGACAATCTCGATCAGCAAGGCGGGCATCAACACAGTGCTCAACTCGCG atgcgccgtcctcgccgccgccaatCCGTCGTTTGGCAGCTTCGACGACACGCAGGACTCCTCTGAGCAGCACGAGTTCAAGGCGACGATTCTCTCTCG GTTCGATCTCATCTTCCTTCTGCGCGACAAGGAAGACTACGCGCGTGACGCGGCTCTCAGCACGCACATCCTCAAACTGCATGCG CAAAAAGACGTGCGGacgggcgaggacgaagacgttATCCCGTTCGAGGTGTTGAAGAATTACATCCAATTCGCCAAgagcctgccgccgccgcttcttggcgcagacgcccgcgacgcgctgAAGAACTTCTACGTGCAGACCAg GCAAGATGTGCGCGACGACAAGCGCTCCAAGACGCGCAAAATCCCCATCACGCTCCGTCAGCTCGAGTCTCTCGTGCGCATTTCCGAAAG TTTCGCGAAGATGGAGCTGAGTCCAGTGGCCTCCTCCAAGCATGTGCAGATGGCTATCGAGCTTTTCTCTGTGTCGACTGCGGAAAcggcgcgccacgcgctggTCTTCGAGGGCTTGTCGCCAGCAGAGCAAAAGCTTATCAAG caagcggaggaggctgTGCTCGGCCGGCTTCAGAAGggacagcgcgcgcagcgcaagAACCTCTTGAGAGATCTCCAGATGCAGGGCTTCGACAAGAACGTTCTCAACAG AGCTGTCGCCATCTTGATCCGAAGGGGTGCCCTTCAGGAGAGAGGCGatcgctctctccgccggccgTAG
- a CDS encoding hypothetical protein (encoded by transcript BESB_014560), giving the protein MRFFTALLLGSLVGFAAASEDGVVNDATDAAVSEPALDSDSEVEQYLLEGERELEGLLGTDTYPLHQMLQTMIRILSTRFDVDEVDLAQVAKMQMERLGQMTAEDIQAKVESLLQSESPDLNEAGLRELLDALNLEDMTEADGI; this is encoded by the exons ATGCGGTTTTTCACTGCTCTGCTCCTCGGCTCCCTCgtcggcttcgccgccgcgtcgg AAGATGGGGTTGTAAACGACGCCACTGATGCGGCAGTCAGTGAACCCGCGCTCGACTCCGACTCTGAGGTTGAACAGTATTTGCTGGAAGGCGAAAGAGAACTCGAAGGCCTGCTTGGAACCGACACGTATCCGCTTCATCAAATGCTGCAGACAATGATCCGGATCTTGTCCACCCGATTCGACGTTGATGAGGTCGACCTTGCACAGGTGGCAAAGATGCAAATGGAGAGATTGGGCCAAATGACAGCTGAGGATATCCAGGCAAAAGTTGAGTCGCTTCTGCAAAGCGAAAGCCCCGATCTGAATGAGGCCGGTCTTCGTGAACTTCTCGACGCTCTCAACCTGGAAGATATGACGGAAGCCGATGGTATTTAA
- a CDS encoding nuclear transport factor 2 (ntf2) domain-containing protein (encoded by transcript BESB_014580), translating into MSVYSVHPAAAGGAPAASGAGFHHSGQNPAFSGHHSYGGTSGLHPSSGARGGNYGQPPHMQQMQLQHLQQPPLPPPPHQQYQGFTNAGNYSQQHTQSAVQQLPQQGHHPHAYAQPNAAPGAAMSGASALATPSATAPDASLLAAPQQTSTFLFASQGAQGSSGATGPLMMDGQGAGPLAGAAPQVANGTLPQGSDGDHGAHPSAAKPRMLTPMEVAHSFVYQYYYMLHDTPLDLHRFYDFDSQMIRTTDRDGTAPHTAPQHTDVRAVGQREIYRAFERGRFERTTCRVRFIDAQENKDGGMLILVAGRLKHADEEPEREFVQTVFLAKQKAPRNGWYVTNEIFCYLDAAVEEVQGGVKEAAVPSSPGHEAAAPDQAAEAFQQDAAAETPEARAAAGTGAVTKEAATTAPAAAEASAGGAAALPASPRGAAAKTSQQQESEKAEETSKGAGATEGKKEGTVGEEKAAPATEENATPAAETQAQRSPTAQKGPQRRQWKRDEAAVADASVADANWPRPGEVKQHPQKTEAQQQAEQCNYDPKSFAFKVVHNASRNASGPKGFAVPASRSPATAASNGRASPSQEGGRAGGSRSGSAATAWSAQGERGDAARGDAPPAGAKKLVVLSEMPAEFSVDELKKAVADQLKKFNEGQAVEIRKPASGRTLGWFIELDCRQSADYLMQQGLYVRGRQMRLDFARQQGPGGARGPGGARGGRGGGWKAPNGRGDFYGPKGGEQGAFEEDSRHHGSRCAPRGEGANGNAYSGAAAAQKEGEAGADGGMWIDAGKKKKAAPPSAGAQGGGAVNQGERRAGSGGARAGGGAVRARGGGPRRPAGGNGEQQAGWSR; encoded by the exons ATGTCTGTGTACTCGGTTCACcctgctgcggcgggtggcgcgccagccgcctctggcgcagGCTTCCACCACAGCGGACAGAATCCTGCGTTTTCTGGGCACCACTCGTACGGGGGCACTTCAGGTCTGCATCCGTcttccggcgcgcgcggcggcaactATGGTCAGCCCCCTCATATGCAGCaaatgcagctgcagcacctccagcagccgccgctccctccgccaCCTCACCAGCAGTACCAGGGCTTCACGAATGCCGGAAACTACTCCCAGCAGCACACGCAGTCCGCcgtccagcagctgccgcagcaagGCCACCACCCCCACGCGTACGCGCAGCCTAacgccgcccccggcgcagccatgtcgggcgcctcggcgctt GccacgccgagcgcgacggcgccggaTGCGTCGCTGTTGGCGGCTCCGCAGCAGACCTCCACGTTCCTGTTCGCCTCGCAGGGGGCCCAGGGCTCTTCGGGCGCGACGGGGCCTCTGATGATGGACGGCCAGGGCGCGGGCCCGCTCGCGGGGGCCGCGCCCCAGGTGGCGAACGGGACTCTGCCCCAGGGCTCCGACGGCGACCACGGCGCGCACCCTAgtgccgcgaagccgcgcatGCTGACGCCCATGGAAGTCGCGCACTCCTTCGTTTACCAGTACTACTACATGCTCCACGACACGCCCCTGGATCTGCATCGCTTCTACGACTTCGACTCGCAG ATGATTCGAACGACTGACCGCGACGGGACTGCACCTCACACTGCGCCGCAGCACACGGACGTGCGCGCAGTCGGTCAGCGCGAGATCTACCGCGCCTTCGAACGCGGCCGCTTCGAGAGGACTACGTGCCGCGTGCGCTTCATCGACGCGCAGGAGAACAAGGATGGCGGCATGCTGATTCTTGTCGCTGGTCGCCTGAAGCACGCCGACGAGGAACCCGAGAGGGAATTTGTTCAGACCGTCTTCCTGGCGAAGCAAAAGGCGCCGCGAAAC GGCTGGTATGTGACGAACGAGATTTTCTGCTACCTGGACGCCGCCGTGGAGGAAGTGCAGGGAGGTGTGAAGGAGGCCGCGgtgccctcctcgccgggtcacgaggctgcggctccggaccaggctgcggaggccttccagcaggacgccgctgcagagactcctgaggcgcgcgcggcggcgggaacAGGCGCAGTGACCAAGGAGGCCGCCACCACCGctccggccgccgccgaggcctctgcggggggcgccgccgcgctgcctgcgagcCCGCGAGGTGCGGCGGCCAAGACTTCTCAGCAGCAGGAGTCCGAGAAGGCTGAGGAGACGAGCAAGGGAGCCGGCGCGACCGAAGGGAAGAAGGAGGGCACGGTGGgtgaggagaaggcggcccCTGCGACGGAGGAGAATGCGACccccgcagcggagacgcaggctcAGCGCTCGCCCACGGCTCAGAAAGGCCCCCAGAGACGCCAGTggaagcgcgacgaggcTGCTGTCGCGGATGCGTCGGTTGCCGACGCGAACTGGCCGCGACCTGGGGAAGTGAAGCAGCATCCGCAGAAAACCGAGGCGCAGCAACAGGCTGAGCAATGCAACTACGACCCGAAGAGCTTCGCGTTCAAGGTTGTGCACAACGCCTCTCGCAATGCAAGCGGCCCG AAGGGCTTCGCGGTGCCGGCTTCGAGGTCGCCGGCAACTGCGGCGAGCAACGGGCGCGCGAGTCCCTCGCaggagggcggccgcgcgggcggctcgcgctcgggctccgccgcgaccgcgtggagtgcgcagggcgagcgcggggacgccgcgcgaggagacgcaccTCCGGCGGGCGCCAAGAAGCTCGTCGTGCTGTCGGAGATGCCAGCTGAGTTCTCCGTTGACGAGCTGAAGAAGGCGGTCGCAGACCAGCTGAAGAAGTTCAACGAGGGCCAGGCCGTCGAGATCCGCAAGCCCGCCAGCGGCAGAACGCTCGGCTGGTTCATCGAGCTCGACTGCCGCCAGAGCGCAGACTACCTCATGCAGCAGGGTCTCTATGTCCGCGGGCGACAG ATGCGCCTGGACTTTGCACGCCAGCAGggccccggcggcgcgcgcggcccgggcggagcccgcggcggtcgcggcggcgggtggAAGGCCCCGaacggccgcggagacttcTACGGACCCAAGGGGGGCGAGCAGGGCGCCTTCGAAGAGGACAGCCGCCACCacggctcgcgctgcgcaccGCGCGGTGAAGGCGCTAACGGCAACGCCtactcgggcgccgcggccgcgcagaaggaaggcgaggcaggagcGGATGGCGGGATGTGGATTGATGcgggaaagaagaaaaaggccgCACCGCCTTCCGCAGGAgcgcagggcggaggcgcagtcAACcagggcgagcgacgcgccggctcTGGCGGGgcccgcgctggcggcggggctgtgagagcgcgaggcggaggcccgcgccgacctgcaggcggcaatggcgagcagcaggccgGCTGGTCGAGATGA
- a CDS encoding putative prohibitin (encoded by transcript BESB_014570), producing MAERLLTTIGRAGIFLGSAGFVASSCLYDVDGGQRAVMFNRFGGVAKKPIGEGMHLYFPWFQVPFLYDVRIRPKVINTTTGTRDLQMVSVGLRLLYRPMEDRLPTIHQTLGPDYDERVLPSIGNEVLKAVVARYDAESLLTQRDKVSHDIRDAITNRARQFDLVLDDVAITHLSYGKEFSKAIEEKQVAQQESERTKFIVARTEQEKKAAVVRAEGEAEAATLISEAIKQHGTGLIEVRRLDAAKEIADTMAKSRNVMYLPSGVNMLLSQQ from the exons ATGGCAGAGAGGTTGCTGACCACGATCGGCCGTGCCGGCATTTTCCTCGGCTCTGCGGGCTTCGTTGCCTCTTCTTGTCTCTACGATG ttGACGGCGGTCAGCGGGCGGTGATGTTCAaccgcttcggcggcgtggcgaagaagccgaTTGGCGAAGGCATGCATTTGTATTTTCCGTGGTTCCAAGTCCCCTTTCTGTACGATGTGCGCATTCGCCCTAAGGTGATCAACACGACAACGGGTACTCGCGACCTGCAGATGGTCTCCGTCGGGCTGCGACTCCTCTACCGCCCCATGGAAGACCGGCTGCCCACGATTCACCAGACACTGGGTCCTGACTACGACGAGCGCGTGCTGCCGTCGATTGGAAACGAAGTGCTCAaggccgtcgtcgctcgctATGACGCTGAGAGTCTCCTCACGCAGCGCGACAAAGTCTCCCACGACATCCGCGACGCCATCACCAACCGCGCCCGCCAGTTTGACCTCGTCCTCGATGACGTCGCTATC ACGCACTTGAGCTACGGAAAGGAGTTCTCCAAGGCCATTGAAGAGAAGCAGGTCGCGCAGCAAGAGAGCGAGCGAACCAAGTTCATCGTCGCGCGCACAGaacaggagaagaaggcggctgttgtgcgcgcggagggagaggctgaAGCCGCGACGCTGATCTCCGAGGCCATCAAGCAGCACGGCACGGGCCTGATTGAAGTGCGTCGCCTCGACGCAGCGAAGGAAATCGCAGACACCATGGCGAAGAGCCGCAACGTCATGTACCTGCCCTCCGGCGTCAACATGCTTCTCTCCCAGCAGTAG
- a CDS encoding hypothetical protein (encoded by transcript BESB_014550), producing MPRLPALLCFLLPLLQRQGVDFTSSSLSFSLLPSVGLVEATRARQRVGALVASPDDSLANEEDDEDSVLSEQDQDAEDECEAQAVMQSMLEDELSGASTNLMAASPQWKTLRENLRQHMDNKELCAPQTGTGPVCRQMKTLEDGSSEASATATSELKCGGSAYEKLIERYVHEKNCMAAIVFSHVLAQNWLGHLDASKATSGSEVERKGIIEVLVSNYKTAMDSGILDDQLWYVYKDAAQLLEEFRTAATDGLNAFNSEDVRAALLRRRSNQVAILCSAGNGNEAHLGANVIVNEGSVIFRVNLDGQDAATVEAFTAAINTFAQKFVQVVLEDGGLLDRAIDLHKQFYRFRFFKVQGLMQNAEPSTDVREQNKLMAALPLEKHKKKHKHNKKEDEELHESASFLQVQEIPQQIPFQQMPPQVAAVPTAAPIMPVTAPMTLPGAVQSSMAFVPEAAATLAAGVVSPLGVPTGDFDVNAAAAQAFAQPQDVAVPVVAQQPQLRSVLPVAPQPMPADFHPQEPQTMPGLAGPGPMPQTVGSQGPVNGVVAEQDVATPLGGLSPQLLQPVASAALAAPAVGVQQHEQEAPLSPVEAYERDAAKMQLPEAQDARLPSVASGASEHQADRADGDEPQKDTEEAHEARKGAHAAHKGELGALGIPGEMPEMPWRVQQMPKQTKAVPIKQKVTAIMSRLRMLKMQNETIAYEANTEEVERIVKAAYLDMTDRVFDVWGALLPQAAVTTTAQLLTLLLPKPDVDLAEFYNKTMGPDGTIVDGYHDQLPVNHTRLVERFGEYIEEVYRDCWRIFFSTNDNFLGSSKPVATPPVSEMVASNNSAISALELADMADAAVSAFTETASRHGSGNTKPLRPARVEHSFISTAASASKGIDLAVVDSSEGVPMSELSSVFTDEDKVQDMTVKALRSASSTVFTSFGAISCALLTAGATLLLTAFTA from the exons AtgcctcgccttccagcTCTTTTGTGTTtccttctgccgctgcttcaGCGGCAGGGCGTTGACTTcacgtcttcttcgctttcatTCTCTCTCTTGCCGTCAGTTGGCCTcgtcgaggcgacgcgggcgcgccagcgcgtcgGTGCTCTGGTCGCTTCGCCCGACGACAGCCTCGCCAATGAAGAGGATGACGAAGACAGCGTGTTGAGTGAGCAGGACCAAGATGCGGAGGACGAATGCGAGGCTCAGGCGGTCATGCAAAGCATGCTCGAGGACGAACTGAGCGGCGCATCGACCAATTTGATggccgcctctccgcagtGGAAGACGCTGAGGGAGAATCTGCGGCAGCACATGGATAACAAAGAGctgtgcgcgccgcagaccggCACAGGCCCCGTCTGTCGCCAGATGAAGACTCTGGAAGATGGCTCcagcgaggcgtcggcgaccgcgaccTCGGAACTCAAATGCGGCGGCTCGGCCTACGAGAAGCTGATTGAGAGATACGTGCACGAAAAGAACTGCATGGCGGCGATTGTCTTCTCGCACGTCCTTGCGCAGAACTGGCTGGGACACCTCGACGCGAGCAAAGCGACGAGCGGCTCCGAAGTCGAGCGCAAGGGCATCATCGAAGTTCTGGTGTCGAACTACAAAACAGCGATGGACTCCGGCATCCTCGATGACCAGCTGTGGTACGTGTATAAggacgctgcgcagctgctcgaggAATTCCgcaccgcggcgacggacGGCTTGAACGCGTTCAACTCCGAGGACGTGcgtgcggcgctgctgcgccgccgatcGAACCAGGTTGCGattctctgcagcgccgggAACGGCAACGAGGCGCACCTCGGCGCGAACGTGATTGTGAATGAAGGCAGCGTGATCTTCCGCGTCAACCTCGACGGGCAAGACGCCGCGACGGTCGAAGCCTTCACGGCGGCTATTAACACGTTTGCGCAGAAGTTCGTGCAAGTGGTGCTGGAGGACGGCGGGCTCTTGGACCGCGCCATCGACCTGCACAAGCAGTTCTaccgcttccgcttcttcaaAGTTCAGGGGTTGATGCAGAACGCGGAGCCCTCGACAGACGTCCGCGAACAAAACAAACTCATGGCTGCTCTTCCCCTGGAGAAGCACAAGAAAAAGCACAAACATAACAagaaggaggacgaagaactGCACGAATCTGCCTCCTTCCTTCAAGTCCAGGAGATCCCGCAGCAGATCCCTTTCCAGCAGATGCCCCCGCAAGTCGCGGCCGTGCCGACTGCCGCGCCAATCATGCCCGTGACTGCACCCATGACTCTCCCAGGCGCTGTTCAGTCGTCCATGGCATTCGTCcccgaggcggccgcgacgctgGCTGCGGGGGTAgtctcgcctctcggcgTGCCCACAGGTGACTTCGACGTgaacgccgcggctgcgcaggcgttcGCGCAGCCTCAGGATGTCGCCGTGCCTGTCGTCgcccagcagccgcagctccgCTCTGTCCTGCCAGTTGCGCCTCAGCCGATGCCGGCGGACTTCCACCCGCAGGAGCCCCAGACGATGCCAGGTCTGGCCGGCCCAGGCCCGATGCCTCAGACGGTCGGCAGCCAGGGACCTGTCAACGGCGTGGTTGCCGAGCAGGACGTGGCAACCCCTCTTGGCGGTCTCAGCCCCCAGCTGTTGCAGCCGGTTGCTTCTGCTGCActggctgcgccggcggtcgGCGTCCAGCAGCATGAACAAGAAGCGCCTCTTTCGCCTGTGGAGGCCTACGAGAGGGATGCTGCGAAGATGCAGCTGCCTGAGGCACAGGACGCTCGCCTGCCGAGTGTCGCATCGGGTGCGAGTGAGCACCAAGCCGACCGCGCAGACGGGGACGAGCCTCAAAAGgacacagaggaggcgcacgaaGCCAGAAAGGGCGCACACGCTGCCCACAAAGGAGAACTCGGCGCCCTCGGTATCCCTGGAGAGATGCCAGAAATGCCGTGGAGGGTTCAGCAAATGCCCAAGCAGACAAAGGCCGTCCCGATCAAGCAGAAGGTCACCGCCATCATgagccgcctgcgcatgcTCAAGATGCAGAATGAGACGATCGCCTACGAGGCCAACACTGAGGAAGTGGAGCGAATCGTCAAGGCTGCATACCTCGACATGAC GGACCGGGTGTTTGATGTCTGGGGAGCTCTGCTGCCTCAGGCTGCTGTGACGACTACTGCACAGCTGCTCACGCTCCTGCTGCCGAAGCCCGACGTAGACCTCGCAGAGTTCTACAACAAGACTATGGGTCCGGATGGCACCATCGTTGACGGCTACCATGATCAGCTG CCCGTCAACCACACCCGTCTAGTCGAGCGCTTCGGGGAATACATTGAGGAAGTGTACCGTGATTGCTGGCGCATCTTTTTCTCGACGAACGACAACTTCCTCGGGTCGTCGAAGCCGGTCGCCACTCCGCCAGTCAGCGAGATGGTGGCCTCGAACAACAGCGCCATCTCGGCCTTGGAACTCGCCGACATGGCTgacgcggctgtctctgccttcACGGAAACTGCTTCCCGCCACGGCTCG GGTAACACCAAGCCGCTGCGACCTGCGAGAGTGGAGCACTCCTTCATCTCGACTGCGGCTTCGGCAAGCAAGGGCATCGACCTCGCCGTCGTGGACAGCTCGGAGGGCGTTCCCATGTCAGAGCTTTCAAGCGTGTTCACCGACGAAGATAAAGTCCAGGATATGACCGTGAAAGCATTG cgctctgcgtcctctACGGTATTTACGTCCTTCGGTGCCATTAGCTGCGCGCTGCTGACTGCAGGCGCGACTTTGCTCTTGACGGCCTTCACCGCGTAA
- a CDS encoding hypothetical protein (encoded by transcript BESB_014590), translating into MAVASVSVSLAGWPRGGERGSRRAPGRRSHAAEHRGLVSSLSAGHPPETTHGGLVQLERRGDGSSPSPSAGLSRLSKFVFPWKKDLRSGHADPSHHSDASEGAESPPGRASSPCSSASPPHAAATNRRERERAVKALSAAAEERRKSMATRRKQSRERILWYAEKQARAAATRLSRQDGEQPPGRGTEQTDPQGPAAGAERASGAANRPPEDRQFGGVLAAPRNTAHDRQVDRFETAMISRSTPAEGRAGKAALWTPLAASWASSEALHLRQNTHAVLPPLVCVSSAAPALVSAH; encoded by the coding sequence ATGGCGGtggcctctgtctctgtctcgctcgccggctggccgcgaggaggcgagagaggatcCCGACGAGCGCCCGGGAGGCGGAGCCACGCCGCTGAGCACCGaggcctcgtctcctctctgtccgcAGGCCACCCCCCTGAGACAACCCACGGGGGGCTCGTGCAGCTGGAGCGGAGAGGTGACGgatcgtcgccgtcgccgtcggcgggaCTCTCCAGGCTCTCGAAGTTCGTCTTCCCCTGGAAGAAAGATCTGCGCTCTGGGCACGCAGACCCCTCACACCACTCAGACGCCTCTGAGGGGGCGGAGTCTCCGCCtggccgcgcctccagcccgtgctcgtccgcctccccgccgcacgcggccgcgacgaaccgacgcgagcgcgagcgtgCAGTGAAGGCTCTgtcagcagctgctgaggagaggcggaaaTCAATGGCTACGAGGAGGAAACAGTCGCGGGAAAGAATTCTGTGGTATGCCGAGAagcaggcccgcgccgcggcgactcgccTCTCCAGACAAGACGGGGAACAGCCACCGGGGCGCGGGACAGAACAAACCGACCCGCAGGGccctgctgccggcgcagaaagggcgagcggcgctgcgaaCCGGCCCCCAGAAGACCGACAGTTCGGCGGAGTGTTGGCCGCGCCACGAAATACGGCTCACGACAGGCAAGTGGATAGATTCGAAACCGCGATGATTTCGCGAAGCACGCCGGCCGAAGGGCGGGCCGGGAAGGCTGCATTGTGGACTCCTCTCGCAGCTTCATGGGCTTCCTCAGAGGCCCTCCACCTCAGACAAAATACGCATGCTGTCCTACCCCCTCTTGTGTGCGTCAGTtctgcggctcctgcgctcgtctctgcgcacTGA